The Thermoflavifilum sp. genome contains a region encoding:
- a CDS encoding ATP-binding cassette domain-containing protein: protein MEEDIIVSLQHAQICHGKAVILNDVNITIRKGEFVYLVGKTGTGKTSLLKTLYGDLPLCGGEGMVAGFDLKKLTWKNVPYLRRNLGIVFQDFQLLTDRNVHDNLRFVLKATGWKDEKLMEEKILDVLDKVGLKTKGYKMPYELSGGEQQRVDIARALLNSPKLILADEPTGNLDPETSDGIMQLLFQISRDYHTTVIMATHDYLVLQKFPSRVLRTELGSVSDMADIRLS from the coding sequence ATGGAAGAAGATATCATTGTTTCGCTGCAGCATGCACAAATCTGCCATGGCAAAGCCGTGATCTTGAATGACGTGAATATCACCATTCGCAAGGGTGAGTTTGTGTATCTGGTGGGTAAAACAGGGACGGGAAAGACGAGTCTGCTGAAAACGCTTTATGGCGATTTGCCACTCTGTGGTGGAGAAGGTATGGTGGCGGGTTTTGATTTAAAAAAATTAACCTGGAAAAACGTACCCTATTTGCGACGCAATCTCGGCATCGTGTTTCAGGACTTTCAATTGTTAACCGATAGAAATGTACACGATAATCTTCGTTTTGTATTGAAGGCAACAGGCTGGAAAGACGAAAAGCTTATGGAGGAAAAAATACTGGATGTGCTGGATAAGGTTGGCTTGAAAACAAAGGGATATAAAATGCCCTACGAGCTTTCAGGGGGTGAACAACAAAGGGTGGATATTGCGCGAGCACTGTTGAACTCACCCAAGCTTATCCTTGCTGATGAGCCCACGGGTAACCTTGATCCCGAAACATCCGACGGTATCATGCAATTGCTGTTTCAGATTTCGCGTGATTATCACACGACCGTAATCATGGCCACACACGACTATCTGGTGTTGCAGAAATTTCCTTCCCGGGTGCTTCGTACTGAATTGGGCAGCGTAAGTGATATGGCCGATATTCGATTGTCCTGA